The genomic region AAAATCGCGCACCATCGCGGGATACGGATGCGCGCCCAGCACGCTGCCCAGCAGGTAATGCGTGGTGCGGACGTTGGTGACCCAGTCGCGCATGGCTTCGTTGATCGCATCTTTCAAAGTTCGCGAACCCGATTCAACGCCGCGCACCTCGGCGCCCAGCAGGCGCATGCGGAAGACATTCAGTTCCTGCCGGCGCATGTCTTCGGTGCCCATGTAGACGACGCATTCGAAGCCGAGCAAAGCGCACACGGTGGCGGTGGCCACGCCGTGTTGCCCCGCGCCCGTCTCCGCGATGATGCGCCGCTTGCCCATGCGCTCCGCCAGCAGCGCCTGCCCCAGGCAGTTGTTGATCTTGTGGGCGCCGGTGTGCAACAGGTCTTCGCGCTTGAGATAGACCTTGGCGCCGCCCAGGTGCTCGCTCAGCCGCCGCGCCAGGAAGAGCGGCGTAGGCCGCCCGGCGTAGTCGTGCAGCAGTCCCCGGAAGCGCCGCTGGAAATCGGCGTCGCGCCGGGCTTTCTCGTAGGCGCGCTCCAATTCCTCCAGCGCCGCCATCAGCGTCTCCGGGACGTAGCGCCCCCCGTACGGCCCGAAGCGCCCGGGGGTTGCCGCTTGCTTCTTCGTCTTGGTCGAATGTTTCAAGGTCTCAAAGTTTCAAGGTTTCAAGGTTCTTGTTCACCCGATCACCCGATCACCCGATTCTCTTGGCCGCTTCCACAAACGCCTTCACCCTGGCCGGATCTTTCCGCCCGGGCTCTCTCTCCACCCCACTCACCACGTCCACTCCCCAGGGATGCAGCAACGCGATGGCTCGGCCGACGCTCTCCGGCTTGAGCCCGCCCGCCAGGACCACGCGGAAGCGCTGGCCCAACTCCAGCACGAATGCCTGCGCCGCCTGCCAGTCGAAGGCCTTGCCGGTGCCGCCGGGCGCGCGCCCGCCGGCGGAATCCAGCAGCACTGCCTTCAGCACCTCTTCGGCGCCGTTGACGTAGCGCAGCGCGCTGTAAGGCTCGCCCCCCACCG from Terriglobales bacterium harbors:
- a CDS encoding pyridoxal-phosphate dependent enzyme; translated protein: MKHSTKTKKQAATPGRFGPYGGRYVPETLMAALEELERAYEKARRDADFQRRFRGLLHDYAGRPTPLFLARRLSEHLGGAKVYLKREDLLHTGAHKINNCLGQALLAERMGKRRIIAETGAGQHGVATATVCALLGFECVVYMGTEDMRRQELNVFRMRLLGAEVRGVESGSRTLKDAINEAMRDWVTNVRTTHYLLGSVLGAHPYPAMVRDF